The following coding sequences lie in one Megalodesulfovibrio gigas DSM 1382 = ATCC 19364 genomic window:
- a CDS encoding M15 family metallopeptidase, whose product MADSNLTSGQAIFMNQPPDVLPEVQAQQVLVSVPYHGFDGAVHQGQVVIHKALAEDVAAAFAVMFTHRFPLDSVLPIAHPTILAKGPYGLSSETNNTSGYVWRPVVGAQQLSMHALGLAVDINPHLNPYIKGKLILPPGATYAPAAPGTLTPESPVVQAFKRLGWTWGGDWNKAEKVDYMHFQKIPPGWEDWVRQHRD is encoded by the coding sequence ATGGCGGACAGCAATCTGACCAGCGGGCAGGCAATTTTCATGAACCAGCCCCCGGACGTGCTGCCCGAGGTCCAGGCGCAGCAGGTGCTGGTGTCGGTGCCGTATCACGGGTTCGACGGCGCGGTGCATCAGGGGCAGGTGGTCATCCACAAGGCCCTGGCCGAGGATGTCGCCGCGGCGTTTGCCGTGATGTTCACGCACCGGTTCCCGCTGGATTCGGTGCTGCCCATCGCCCATCCCACCATCCTGGCCAAGGGGCCGTATGGGCTGTCTTCGGAGACGAACAACACCTCAGGCTATGTCTGGCGGCCGGTGGTGGGTGCGCAACAGCTGTCCATGCATGCCCTGGGCCTGGCTGTGGACATCAATCCGCACCTGAATCCATACATCAAGGGCAAGCTGATCCTGCCTCCGGGGGCCACGTATGCCCCGGCCGCTCCGGGGACGCTGACGCCGGAGTCGCCCGTGGTGCAGGCCTTCAAGCGCCTGGGCTGGACCTGGGGCGGGGACTGGAACAAGGCGGAAAAGGTGGATTACATGCACTTCCAGAAAATCCCGCCGGGCTGGGAGGACTGGGTGCGACAGCATCGGGACTAG
- a CDS encoding SMP-30/gluconolactonase/LRE family protein → MFLVGVVWCVPAGTALAQALPTVMGHWPEGVTVTRPSGVAVAQNGTVYYCNDLNEVVAFSPGGVEEARWGGQGSGDGQFSHPRSIVVAPDGSVYVADAANNRIQKFSSAGVFQIKWGSEGSDDGQFCYPSDIAMGPDGSVYVADTNNYRIQKFSAAGVFQAKWGSSGNDDGQFMGPEGIAVAPDGTVYVADTMGDRIQRFSATGEFQVTWGSFGSDDGQFNFPPGIAVGADGSVYVADYGNDRIQQFSAAGEFQRQWGSQGGDDGQFSLPTRIAVASDGSVYLADNWNNRIQQFSAAGVFQHKWGSQGGDDGQFFSPESITVASDSSVYVADTGNDRIQKFSATGEFQVTWGSYGHGNGQLDSPRGIAVAPDGSVYVTDMRNYRIQKFSSAGVFQTTWGSSGSGDGRFSGLRGIAVAADGSIYVAEAGNHRIQQFSAAGTYLRQWGSEGSGDGQFIEPHGIAVAPDGSVYVADTGNHRIQQFSAAGTYLQQWGSEGSGDGQFSHPRSIVVAPDGSVYVADTNNHRIQQFSAVGTYLQQWGSYGSGSGQFNSPRGIAVASGGLAYVTDTGNHRVVVFPVEIEAFTGGFLPAMHLLLQ, encoded by the coding sequence ATGTTTCTGGTCGGGGTGGTGTGGTGTGTGCCGGCGGGCACAGCCCTGGCCCAGGCGCTCCCCACCGTTATGGGCCACTGGCCCGAGGGGGTGACGGTCACGAGGCCGTCCGGGGTGGCCGTGGCCCAGAACGGTACGGTCTATTATTGTAATGATCTGAACGAGGTGGTGGCCTTTTCTCCCGGTGGGGTGGAGGAAGCCCGCTGGGGCGGCCAGGGCAGCGGCGACGGGCAGTTCAGCCATCCGCGCAGCATCGTCGTGGCCCCGGATGGCTCGGTGTATGTGGCGGACGCGGCCAATAACCGTATCCAGAAGTTTTCCTCGGCCGGGGTGTTCCAGATCAAGTGGGGCAGCGAAGGCAGCGACGATGGGCAATTCTGCTACCCGTCCGACATCGCCATGGGGCCGGACGGGTCGGTGTATGTGGCGGACACTAACAACTATCGCATCCAGAAGTTTTCCGCGGCCGGGGTGTTTCAGGCCAAATGGGGCAGCAGCGGCAACGACGACGGGCAGTTCATGGGCCCCGAGGGCATCGCCGTGGCTCCCGACGGCACGGTGTACGTGGCGGATACAATGGGTGACCGCATCCAGCGGTTTTCCGCAACCGGGGAATTCCAGGTCACGTGGGGCAGCTTCGGCAGCGACGACGGGCAGTTCAACTTTCCGCCGGGCATCGCGGTTGGTGCGGACGGCTCGGTCTACGTGGCGGATTATGGGAATGATCGCATTCAGCAGTTTTCCGCGGCCGGAGAGTTTCAGCGCCAATGGGGCAGCCAAGGCGGCGACGACGGACAGTTTTCTCTTCCCACAAGGATCGCTGTGGCCTCTGACGGCTCGGTGTACTTGGCGGACAATTGGAACAATCGCATTCAGCAGTTTTCCGCGGCCGGGGTGTTTCAGCATAAATGGGGTAGCCAAGGCGGCGACGACGGGCAGTTTTTTTCCCCCGAAAGTATCACTGTGGCTTCGGATAGCTCAGTGTACGTGGCGGACACAGGCAATGACCGCATTCAGAAGTTTTCGGCAACCGGGGAATTTCAGGTCACATGGGGTAGCTACGGTCACGGCAATGGACAGTTGGACTCCCCGCGCGGCATCGCCGTGGCTCCAGACGGCTCAGTGTATGTGACGGACATGAGGAATTACCGTATCCAGAAGTTTTCCTCGGCCGGGGTCTTCCAGACGACGTGGGGCAGTAGCGGCAGCGGCGACGGGCGGTTCAGCGGCCTCAGGGGCATTGCCGTGGCGGCGGACGGTTCGATTTATGTGGCGGAGGCTGGCAACCATCGCATTCAGCAGTTCAGTGCTGCAGGTACGTACCTGCGCCAGTGGGGCAGCGAGGGCAGCGGCGACGGGCAGTTCATAGAACCACACGGCATCGCCGTGGCGCCTGACGGGTCGGTCTATGTGGCGGATACTGGAAACCATCGCATCCAGCAGTTCAGTGCTGCAGGTACGTACCTGCAGCAGTGGGGCAGCGAGGGCAGCGGCGACGGGCAGTTCAGCCATCCGCGCAGCATCGTCGTGGCCCCGGATGGTTCGGTGTACGTGGCGGACACGAACAACCACCGCATTCAGCAATTCAGCGCTGTCGGTACGTACCTGCAACAGTGGGGCAGCTACGGCAGCGGCAGCGGGCAGTTCAATAGTCCCCGAGGCATCGCCGTGGCGTCTGGCGGGTTGGCGTACGTAACAGATACGGGAAATCACCGCGTGGTGGTGTTTCCAGTGGAGATTGAGGCCTTCACTGGAGGCTTCCTGCCGGCCATGCATCTATTGCTGCAGTAG
- a CDS encoding SMP-30/gluconolactonase/LRE family protein, which produces MFLFSMVWCLATGAALAQTPPTFIAHWPAGLTVTNPNGVAVAQNGTLYYCNGLHEVAAFSPGGEEEARWGGQGNGDGQFYAPQSIVVAPDGSVYVADMYNHRIQKFSAAGVFQAKWGSHGSGDGQFLSPRGIAVASDGSVYVADTGNHRIQKFSATGVFQAKWGSSGSGNGQFSSPRGIAVASDGSVYVADTENHRLQKFSSAGVFQTTWGSSGSGDGQFNSPRGTAVASDGSVYVTDSNNNRIQKFSSAGVFQTKWGSYGSGDGQFNSPLGIAVASDGSVYVADTYNYRIQKFSSAGVFQTKWGSYGSGDGQFNSPLGIAVASDGSVYVADTYNYRIQKFSSAGVFQTTWSSSGSGDGQFNWPRGIAVAGDGSVYVADTGNHRIQKFSSAGVFQSKWGSQGSGTGQFNQPTGVAVAPDGSVYVADYGGHSIQQFSAAGMPLAKWGSYGSGDGQFNYPHGIAVASGGSVYVVDTYNHRIQKFSAAGEFQAKWGSSGSGDGQFNYPLGIAVAPDGSVYVADTSNHRIQKFSAAGVFQATWGVWGDGDGQFSHPQGITVGPDGSVYVADTHNHRLQQFSAARQFQVAWGSYGSGNGQVALPFAVAVGDRNDYIYVADASNSRVTVYALAKKAGVVPAMNLLLQ; this is translated from the coding sequence GTGTTCCTTTTCAGCATGGTGTGGTGTCTGGCGACGGGGGCTGCCCTGGCCCAGACGCCCCCAACGTTCATTGCCCACTGGCCCGCTGGACTGACGGTGACGAATCCGAACGGGGTGGCCGTGGCCCAGAACGGCACCCTCTATTATTGCAATGGGCTGCACGAGGTGGCGGCCTTTTCCCCTGGCGGGGAGGAGGAAGCCCGATGGGGCGGCCAGGGCAACGGCGACGGGCAGTTCTACGCTCCGCAAAGCATCGTCGTGGCCCCTGATGGCTCGGTGTACGTGGCGGACATGTACAATCACCGCATCCAGAAGTTTTCCGCGGCCGGGGTGTTCCAGGCCAAATGGGGCAGCCACGGCAGCGGCGACGGGCAATTCCTCTCGCCACGCGGCATCGCCGTGGCGTCTGATGGCTCGGTGTATGTGGCGGACACGGGCAATCACCGCATCCAGAAATTTTCCGCAACCGGGGTGTTTCAGGCCAAATGGGGCAGCAGCGGCAGCGGCAACGGGCAGTTCAGCTCTCCGCGCGGCATCGCCGTGGCGTCTGATGGCTCGGTGTATGTGGCGGACACGGAGAACCACCGCCTCCAGAAGTTTTCCTCGGCCGGGGTGTTCCAGACCACGTGGGGCAGCAGCGGCAGCGGCGACGGGCAGTTCAACTCTCCGCGCGGCACCGCCGTGGCGTCTGACGGCTCAGTGTACGTGACGGATTCGAACAATAATCGCATCCAGAAGTTTTCGTCGGCCGGGGTGTTCCAGACCAAATGGGGCAGCTACGGCAGCGGCGACGGGCAGTTCAATTCTCCGCTGGGTATTGCCGTGGCGTCTGACGGCTCGGTGTATGTGGCGGATACATACAATTACCGCATCCAGAAGTTTTCGTCGGCCGGGGTGTTCCAGACCAAATGGGGCAGCTACGGCAGCGGCGACGGGCAGTTCAATTCTCCGCTGGGTATTGCCGTGGCGTCTGACGGCTCGGTGTATGTGGCGGATACATACAATTACCGCATCCAGAAGTTTTCGTCGGCCGGGGTGTTCCAGACCACATGGAGCAGCAGCGGCAGCGGGGACGGGCAGTTCAACTGGCCGCGCGGCATTGCTGTGGCGGGCGATGGATCAGTGTACGTGGCGGACACCGGCAATCACCGCATCCAAAAGTTTTCCTCGGCCGGGGTGTTTCAGAGCAAATGGGGCAGCCAGGGCAGCGGCACCGGGCAGTTCAACCAGCCCACGGGCGTTGCCGTGGCGCCGGACGGCTCGGTCTATGTGGCGGACTATGGCGGCCACAGCATCCAGCAGTTCTCCGCGGCCGGGATGCCCCTAGCCAAGTGGGGCAGCTACGGCAGCGGCGACGGGCAGTTCAACTATCCACATGGCATTGCCGTGGCATCTGGTGGCTCGGTGTATGTGGTGGACACGTACAATCACCGCATCCAGAAGTTTTCTGCGGCCGGGGAGTTTCAGGCCAAATGGGGCAGCAGCGGCAGCGGCGACGGGCAGTTCAACTATCCGTTAGGCATCGCCGTGGCGCCTGACGGCTCGGTGTACGTGGCGGACACAAGCAATCACCGCATTCAGAAGTTTTCTGCGGCTGGCGTGTTCCAGGCCACATGGGGCGTCTGGGGTGACGGCGACGGGCAGTTCAGCCATCCGCAAGGCATCACCGTGGGCCCGGATGGTTCGGTGTACGTGGCGGACACGCACAATCACCGCCTCCAGCAGTTTTCCGCGGCCCGGCAGTTCCAGGTTGCATGGGGCAGCTACGGCAGCGGCAACGGGCAGGTTGCGCTTCCGTTTGCTGTTGCCGTCGGGGATCGTAATGATTATATCTATGTCGCTGATGCGTCCAATAGCCGCGTCACGGTGTACGCACTGGCAAAAAAAGCCGGCGTCGTACCGGCCATGAACCTGCTGCTGCAGTAG
- a CDS encoding thioredoxin domain-containing protein → MSQQPNALIREKSPYLLQHAHNPVAWHAWNEDAFALAREQDKPVFLSIGYSTCHWCHVMAHESFEDEEVARLLNDWFIPVKVDREERPDIDSLYMTVCQLMTGAGGWPLTVFMTADKMPFFSATYIPKMTRFGRTGMLELLPRINELWQQRRRDILQSAVSIAEHLRQFVEGDLLRQHQETAPLSAATLDRACAQLLERFDAEHGGFGGAPKFPSPHNLLFLLRRHARTGNAQALQAVERTLLAMRLGGLFDQLGGGFHRYSTDERWLLPHFEKMLYDQATLTRAYLEGFEATGNALFAETARAVFDYVQRDLLDDSGAFHAAEDADSEGEEGKFYVFTTEELVQILGEEDAALAAELFNCRREGNFLEEATGHATGANILHLTAPLETLAQAMGLPVDELRRRTNAIIARLFDARGRRVRPHKDDKILADWNGLMIASLAYGARVLQDQNLAAVAARAATCILATMRLPDGGLYHRYRDGEAAVPGLLDDYAAMLWGLLELHQATADTAWLDQARTLATLMCEKFWDTDRGGFFQVAGDAEALLVRLKDVHDGAVPSGNSLAFFGLRLLARLTGDTAWTEKAQAMLQAFGNDIAAMPLSYTFFCCGLEDMFQPAAQA, encoded by the coding sequence ATGTCCCAGCAGCCCAACGCCCTGATCCGCGAAAAAAGCCCCTACCTCCTCCAGCACGCGCACAACCCCGTGGCCTGGCACGCCTGGAATGAGGACGCCTTTGCCCTGGCCCGCGAGCAGGACAAACCCGTCTTCCTTTCCATCGGCTATTCCACCTGCCACTGGTGCCATGTGATGGCCCACGAGAGCTTTGAGGATGAAGAAGTCGCCCGCCTGCTCAATGACTGGTTCATCCCCGTCAAGGTGGACCGCGAGGAACGGCCGGACATCGACTCCCTGTACATGACCGTCTGCCAGCTCATGACCGGCGCCGGGGGCTGGCCCCTCACCGTGTTCATGACCGCAGACAAAATGCCCTTCTTTTCCGCCACATACATTCCCAAGATGACGCGCTTCGGCCGCACGGGCATGCTGGAGTTGTTGCCGCGCATCAACGAGCTGTGGCAGCAGCGCCGGCGGGACATTCTGCAATCTGCCGTGTCCATTGCCGAACACCTGCGCCAGTTCGTCGAAGGGGATCTGCTGCGCCAGCACCAGGAGACAGCGCCCCTGTCCGCCGCCACGCTGGACCGCGCCTGCGCCCAGTTGCTGGAACGCTTTGATGCCGAGCACGGCGGCTTTGGCGGCGCGCCCAAGTTCCCCTCCCCCCACAACCTGCTCTTCCTGCTGCGTCGCCATGCCCGCACCGGCAACGCCCAGGCCCTGCAGGCCGTGGAACGCACCCTGCTGGCCATGCGGCTGGGGGGATTGTTCGATCAGCTGGGCGGCGGCTTCCACCGCTATTCCACGGACGAACGCTGGCTGCTGCCCCACTTCGAAAAGATGCTCTACGATCAGGCCACCCTGACCAGGGCCTATCTGGAAGGATTCGAGGCCACCGGCAACGCCCTGTTCGCCGAGACGGCCCGCGCCGTGTTCGACTATGTGCAACGCGATCTGCTGGACGATAGCGGCGCGTTTCATGCCGCGGAAGACGCCGACAGCGAAGGCGAGGAAGGCAAGTTCTACGTTTTCACCACCGAAGAACTGGTCCAGATCCTGGGCGAGGAAGACGCCGCCCTGGCTGCGGAACTCTTCAACTGCCGCCGCGAGGGCAACTTCCTGGAAGAAGCCACGGGCCACGCCACCGGCGCGAACATCCTGCACCTGACCGCCCCCCTGGAGACCCTGGCCCAGGCCATGGGCCTGCCGGTGGACGAGTTGCGGCGGCGCACGAATGCCATCATCGCCCGGCTCTTCGACGCCCGCGGCCGCCGGGTGCGTCCCCACAAGGACGACAAGATCCTGGCGGACTGGAACGGGCTGATGATCGCCTCCCTGGCCTACGGCGCACGCGTACTGCAGGATCAGAATCTGGCCGCGGTCGCTGCCCGGGCTGCGACATGCATCCTTGCCACCATGCGGCTGCCCGATGGCGGGCTCTACCACCGCTACCGCGACGGCGAAGCCGCCGTGCCCGGCCTGCTGGACGACTACGCCGCCATGCTCTGGGGTCTGCTGGAGTTGCACCAGGCCACGGCCGACACCGCATGGCTGGATCAGGCCCGGACACTGGCCACCTTGATGTGCGAAAAATTCTGGGACACCGACCGCGGCGGCTTCTTCCAGGTGGCCGGGGATGCCGAAGCCCTGCTGGTCCGGCTCAAGGATGTGCACGACGGCGCCGTGCCCTCGGGCAACTCCCTGGCCTTCTTCGGCCTGCGCCTGCTGGCCCGCCTGACCGGCGACACCGCCTGGACCGAAAAAGCCCAGGCCATGCTCCAGGCCTTCGGCAACGACATCGCCGCCATGCCCCTTTCCTACACGTTCTTCTGCTGCGGCCTGGAGGACATGTTCCAGCCAGCCGCCCAGGCATAA
- the tgt gene encoding tRNA guanosine(34) transglycosylase Tgt, with protein MTTHLQPGEFSLLTQCGTARAGLLGTAHGTLETPVFMPVGTQGTVKALGPDDLAALGPRIILGNTYHLYLRPGDERVARLGGLHQFMGWNGAILTDSGGFQVFSLQGLRRIEEEGVTFQSHIDGSRHLFSPEKVVSIQRNLGSDIMMVLDECVPYGADREYTAKSLQLTTRWARRCREAHPALDRGQLLFGIVQGGFFPDLRAESARQLMEIPFDGFAIGGLSVGESRAEMLDILAHTAPLLPQDKPRYLMGVGTPRDLLDGIALGVDMFDCVLPTRNARNGTLFTSFGKTNIKLAKYAEDPAPLDPACTCYTCRTFSRAYLRHLYMARELLAYRLNTIHNIHYYLDLMRQARAAILEHRFEAFRRDILAHYEDEATPSGDAACPSSPTP; from the coding sequence ATGACAACGCACCTGCAACCCGGCGAATTTTCCCTGCTGACCCAATGCGGCACGGCCCGGGCCGGCCTGCTCGGCACGGCCCATGGCACCCTGGAAACCCCGGTCTTCATGCCCGTGGGCACCCAGGGCACGGTGAAGGCCCTAGGCCCGGACGATCTGGCGGCCCTGGGGCCGCGCATCATCCTGGGAAACACGTACCACCTGTACCTGCGTCCTGGCGACGAGCGCGTGGCCCGGCTGGGCGGCCTGCACCAGTTCATGGGCTGGAATGGCGCCATCCTCACGGATTCCGGCGGATTCCAGGTCTTCAGCCTCCAGGGTCTGCGACGCATCGAGGAAGAGGGGGTCACGTTCCAGTCCCACATCGATGGCTCCCGGCATCTCTTTTCGCCGGAAAAAGTCGTGTCCATCCAGCGCAATCTGGGGTCGGACATCATGATGGTGCTGGACGAGTGCGTGCCCTACGGCGCAGACAGGGAGTACACGGCCAAGTCCCTCCAGCTGACCACCCGCTGGGCCCGGCGCTGCCGCGAGGCGCACCCGGCCCTGGACCGCGGCCAGTTGCTCTTCGGCATCGTCCAGGGCGGCTTTTTTCCGGACCTGCGCGCCGAAAGCGCCCGCCAGCTGATGGAGATTCCCTTCGACGGCTTTGCCATCGGCGGGCTTTCCGTGGGAGAATCCCGCGCCGAGATGCTGGACATCCTGGCCCACACCGCCCCCCTGCTGCCGCAGGACAAACCCCGCTACCTCATGGGCGTGGGCACCCCGCGCGATCTGCTGGACGGCATCGCCCTGGGGGTGGACATGTTCGACTGCGTGTTGCCCACCCGCAACGCCCGCAATGGCACGCTCTTCACCAGCTTCGGCAAAACCAACATCAAGCTGGCCAAATACGCCGAAGACCCCGCCCCCCTGGATCCGGCCTGCACCTGCTACACCTGCCGCACCTTTTCCCGCGCCTACCTGCGTCATCTGTACATGGCCCGCGAGCTGCTGGCCTACCGGCTGAATACCATCCACAACATCCACTATTATCTCGACCTCATGCGCCAGGCCCGCGCCGCCATCCTCGAACACCGCTTCGAGGCCTTCCGCCGCGACATCCTGGCCCACTATGAAGATGAGGCCACGCCCTCAGGAGACGCCGCATGTCCCAGCAGCCCAACGCCCTGA
- a CDS encoding thioredoxin domain-containing protein, with protein sequence MLPTVGADALHPDALQQEELLLLGVLRDQDHEVLTDTLEAIWKEFAGRLAVWLLEETALAEVTDCFAITGTPTFLLLHRGVELERHLGRADASTLAAFIRRHAPFSHLASP encoded by the coding sequence ATGCTGCCCACCGTTGGAGCTGACGCCCTGCACCCGGACGCATTGCAGCAAGAGGAACTCCTCTTGCTTGGCGTGTTGCGGGATCAGGACCACGAGGTGCTGACCGACACGCTGGAGGCCATCTGGAAGGAATTCGCCGGCAGGCTGGCCGTGTGGCTGCTTGAGGAAACTGCGCTGGCGGAAGTCACGGACTGTTTCGCCATCACCGGCACCCCCACCTTCTTGCTGCTGCATCGGGGGGTGGAACTGGAACGGCACCTGGGCCGGGCAGATGCCTCCACCCTTGCCGCCTTCATCCGCCGACACGCGCCGTTTTCGCACCTCGCGTCTCCATAA
- the ribB gene encoding 3,4-dihydroxy-2-butanone-4-phosphate synthase encodes MNQTLLDRFGNATQRVERALAALAAGGGVLVVDDEGRENEGDLIFPAQTLTVAQMAMLIRECSGIVCLCLTDEKVRALDLPMMVQDNSSRYQTAFTVSVEAAHGVTTGVSAADRVRTVQAAAAEDATPASLRRPGHVFPLRARPGGVLERRGHTEATVDLMRLAGLAPCGVLCELTNPDGTMARTPEIVAFAERHDMIVLSVEDVAAYRLAMEPAVESATVPAEEECAA; translated from the coding sequence ATGAATCAGACGCTGTTGGATCGCTTCGGGAATGCCACGCAACGGGTGGAACGCGCGTTGGCCGCGCTGGCCGCGGGTGGCGGGGTGCTCGTGGTGGATGATGAAGGCCGCGAGAACGAAGGCGACCTCATCTTCCCGGCCCAAACCTTGACCGTGGCCCAGATGGCCATGCTTATCCGCGAGTGCAGCGGCATCGTGTGCCTGTGCCTTACGGATGAGAAAGTCCGTGCCCTGGATCTGCCCATGATGGTCCAGGACAATTCCAGCCGCTACCAGACGGCCTTCACTGTGAGTGTGGAGGCGGCCCACGGCGTAACCACGGGCGTTTCCGCCGCGGATCGTGTGCGCACCGTGCAGGCCGCCGCCGCCGAGGACGCCACCCCCGCCAGCCTGCGCCGGCCGGGGCATGTCTTCCCCCTGCGGGCCCGCCCCGGCGGCGTGCTGGAACGCCGCGGCCACACCGAGGCCACGGTGGACCTGATGCGCCTGGCTGGTCTGGCTCCCTGCGGTGTGCTGTGCGAGCTGACCAACCCGGATGGCACCATGGCCCGCACGCCGGAAATCGTGGCCTTTGCCGAGCGCCATGATATGATTGTGCTCAGCGTGGAGGACGTGGCCGCCTATCGCCTGGCCATGGAGCCGGCGGTGGAGTCAGCCACCGTGCCGGCCGAAGAGGAATGCGCAGCGTAA
- a CDS encoding GNAT family N-acetyltransferase, protein MIRVQHITSLDEFESLAQEWDRLVLASRFPTPMLLHDWASCWLRTVGKAYAPAVIAVWESDQLAAVAPLCRRRLHLGPVPALHELRTLGAAGVSGMYFDFPVHAQASKHARQALLQALHQMPQWHRLRLERMTPGSQLLDACQHGTLFGDTVTECRQDVPCPVLPLPDTMAELEAGMDPVFRAILRRKNLKIAPSRHAVAFVPAIPAETLDADLTRLFQVHTARWTHMGHAGEFANADRTQFFIDLAHRLHAKGWLRFSKLLLDGEGHCFVYGVQLGDQYFGLQTGISPEGLACHAGIYNMYQLMQHLLPTASRFHFMEGDESYKFKWGAMPQMSYTMQAWHGLRGRAVCRLRRMRQVVQAWRAQRAATVE, encoded by the coding sequence ATGATTCGCGTCCAGCACATCACCTCTCTTGATGAGTTCGAGTCCCTGGCCCAGGAGTGGGATCGCCTGGTCCTGGCTTCCCGGTTCCCTACCCCCATGCTGCTGCACGACTGGGCGTCCTGCTGGCTGCGCACCGTGGGCAAGGCATATGCCCCGGCGGTGATCGCCGTCTGGGAAAGCGACCAGCTGGCGGCGGTCGCCCCCTTGTGCCGGCGACGTCTCCATCTGGGGCCGGTGCCGGCGCTGCACGAGCTTCGCACCCTGGGCGCGGCGGGCGTTTCCGGCATGTATTTCGATTTTCCCGTGCATGCCCAGGCCAGCAAGCACGCCCGGCAGGCCCTGCTGCAGGCGCTGCACCAGATGCCGCAATGGCATCGGCTGCGGCTGGAGCGCATGACCCCTGGCTCCCAACTGCTCGACGCCTGCCAGCACGGCACCCTGTTTGGCGACACCGTCACGGAATGCCGGCAGGACGTCCCCTGCCCGGTGTTGCCCCTGCCGGACACCATGGCCGAGCTGGAAGCCGGCATGGACCCGGTGTTTCGCGCCATCCTGCGTCGCAAGAACCTCAAGATCGCCCCGTCCAGGCATGCGGTCGCCTTTGTCCCTGCCATCCCCGCCGAGACCCTGGACGCAGACCTGACCCGCCTGTTTCAGGTGCATACAGCCCGTTGGACGCACATGGGCCATGCCGGCGAATTTGCCAATGCGGACCGGACGCAATTCTTCATCGACCTTGCCCACCGCCTGCATGCAAAGGGCTGGCTGCGCTTTTCCAAGCTGCTGTTGGACGGCGAGGGCCACTGCTTTGTCTATGGCGTGCAACTTGGGGATCAGTATTTCGGCCTGCAGACCGGCATCAGCCCGGAGGGGCTGGCCTGCCATGCTGGCATTTACAACATGTACCAGCTCATGCAACACCTGCTGCCCACGGCCTCGCGCTTCCACTTTATGGAAGGGGATGAGTCGTACAAATTCAAGTGGGGCGCCATGCCTCAGATGTCCTACACCATGCAGGCCTGGCACGGATTGCGCGGCCGCGCCGTGTGCAGATTGCGGCGCATGCGGCAAGTGGTGCAGGCCTGGCGGGCGCAGCGCGCGGCGACGGTGGAGTGA
- a CDS encoding sigma-54 interaction domain-containing protein, whose translation MVRRTLRQAPVREFRVELPANGRPAQSLVLDCSPMQDAQRRHLGAVLLARDITRLAGLERALKERTSFRKIIGKSKEMQEIFQLVEDLSKTDTSVLITGPSGTGKELVAEALHANGPRASQQLVKVNCSALSENLLESELFGHVRGAFTGAVRDKVGRFRLAHRGTIFLDEIGDVSPKIQLNLLRVLQEKEFERVGDTETIKVDVRVIAATNVDLREKVRRGEFREDLFYRLKVVELQLPALKNRREDIPLLLDHFMALFSRQLGKHIHEVAEEVQTVFMDYHWPGNIREFRHAIEHAFILCRSNRIELEHLPREIREAALPITAACAGALPLLDESSLRDALVRTGGNKAKAARLLGISRQTIYRKLEEFGLQE comes from the coding sequence GTGGTGCGCCGGACCCTGCGGCAGGCGCCGGTGCGGGAATTTCGCGTGGAGTTGCCCGCCAACGGACGGCCGGCACAATCGCTGGTGCTGGACTGCTCCCCCATGCAGGACGCCCAGCGCCGTCACCTGGGGGCCGTGCTGCTGGCGCGGGACATCACCCGGCTGGCCGGCCTGGAGCGCGCTCTCAAGGAGCGGACCAGCTTCCGGAAAATAATCGGCAAGAGCAAGGAAATGCAGGAAATCTTCCAGCTCGTGGAAGATCTTTCCAAGACGGACACCTCCGTGCTCATCACTGGCCCCAGCGGCACGGGCAAGGAGCTGGTGGCCGAGGCCCTGCACGCCAACGGCCCGCGGGCATCCCAGCAGCTGGTGAAGGTGAACTGCTCGGCGCTTTCGGAAAATCTCCTTGAGAGCGAGCTGTTTGGACACGTACGCGGCGCCTTTACCGGCGCGGTGCGGGACAAGGTCGGCCGGTTCAGGCTGGCGCATCGCGGCACCATCTTTTTGGATGAAATCGGGGATGTCTCCCCCAAAATCCAGCTCAATTTGCTGCGCGTGCTGCAGGAAAAAGAATTCGAGCGCGTGGGCGACACGGAAACCATCAAGGTGGATGTGCGCGTCATCGCCGCCACCAATGTGGATCTGCGCGAAAAAGTCCGCCGCGGCGAATTCCGGGAAGATCTCTTCTACCGGCTCAAAGTGGTGGAACTGCAGCTGCCTGCCCTCAAGAATCGCCGGGAGGACATCCCCTTGCTCCTGGATCACTTCATGGCCTTGTTCTCCCGGCAACTGGGCAAGCACATCCATGAGGTGGCGGAGGAAGTGCAGACCGTCTTCATGGACTACCACTGGCCCGGCAACATCCGCGAGTTCAGGCACGCCATTGAGCACGCATTCATCCTGTGCCGCAGCAACCGCATCGAACTGGAGCACCTGCCGCGGGAAATCCGGGAAGCCGCCCTGCCCATCACCGCCGCCTGCGCCGGGGCCCTGCCGCTGCTGGATGAATCCTCCCTGCGCGATGCCCTGGTGCGCACCGGCGGCAACAAGGCCAAAGCCGCCCGGCTGCTGGGCATCAGCCGCCAGACCATCTACCGCAAGCTGGAAGAATTCGGCCTCCAGGAATAG